The following are from one region of the Silene latifolia isolate original U9 population chromosome 9, ASM4854445v1, whole genome shotgun sequence genome:
- the LOC141599328 gene encoding uncharacterized protein LOC141599328, which produces MIMLMLAVSWCMHIFQLMDSAGDGYNRYKESEKAETRELMDYLTNTKYDGVSGVRAHILKMEDIANRLTKLKVPIAEPFLVYQILNSLPQKEWDHLKTAYHTQNDTWTVNALISLCVGVENKKGKKTKDEVVNLVTNPPFSKGKSGKPFYKSSKGNKFQKNKSNPYHKPGPYQKHGPSHNPKGPEDESNKEHDTNTTGVTCWFCNQTGHRKSECSKYKAWLAEKKTGVPKQTNTK; this is translated from the exons ATGATTATGTTAATGTTGGCAGTATCCTGGTGTATGCACATCTTCCAACTGATGGATTCTGCCGGCGACGGGTATAATCGGTATAAGGAATCTGAAAAGGCTGAAACTAGGGAATTAATGGATTATCTCACTAACACTAAATATGATGGGGTTAGTGGAGTTAGAGCTCATATTCTTAAAATGGAGGATATTGCAAACCGTCTTACTAAACTCAAAGTACCCATTGCTGAGCCATTCCTTGTTTATCAAATCCTTAATTCTCTTCCTCAAAAAGAGTGGGATCACCTTAAAACTGCTTATCACACCCAAAATGATACCTGGACAGTCAATGCCCTTATTTCTTTGTGTGTTGGAGTTGAAAATAAAAAGGGGAAGAAGACGAAGGACGAAGTTGTGAACTTAGTAACTAACCCACCATTTTCGAAGGGGAAGTCGGGTAAACCTTTTTACAAAAGTTCTAAAGGGAATAAGTTCCAAAAGAATAAATCTAACCCATACCACAAACCTGGTCCTTATCAAAAGCATGGTCCATCTCACAATCCTAAGGGTCCTGAGGATGAGAGTAATAAAGAACATGACACTAATACTACCGGAGTTACTTGTTGGTTCTGCAACCAAACTGGTCATAGGAAGAGTGAGTGTTCTAAATACAAAGCTTGGTTAGCAGAGAAAAAGACAG GGGTTCCAAAACAAACAAACACCAAGTGA